The genome window GGGACGACATTGTTGGACGGCAAGTTAGTCGGCCCACCAATGTGGAAACGTGCGACTAAAGTTCTAGCGAAGGCCGAACGTATTGCACTCGCACAACGAGGACATATGAAGTGAATTTTTTTAAGATAATAATCAAATAAAGGATAAGTTATGGCAGACACTAATGTAATTATGTTGGGCGGCAGTGGAATCGGAATGATTGCATCTTCGATCTTGGATCGCGTCGGAGGTTTCCGTATGTGCGGTTTTCTTAATGATGTCGTTCCAGTTGGAACCGAAATCGGAAAATACAAGAAATATCCCGTTTTAGGGCCATCGGAAGACATTCATGATTTAATTAAGAAATATGATGCGCGTGTGTTTATCGCCTATATTGGAATGACCAATGAGCGTGAAACCACGAGTAAGCTGAAATCGTTGAATATCCCTAAGGATCGCTTATTGAGTATCATTGATCCCACGGCTGTCATTCCTCAGGATTATTGTCAGATTGGAGCAGGCTCTTTGATATGTCCGTTGGCACAGTTGAGTGCTGACACCACATTAGGGGATAATTGTATTATGCTTCCCAACAGTTTTGTCGGCCATGATTCTGTATTAGAGGATTATGTCTCCATTGCCAATAATGCCTGTATCGGAGCGAATGTTCGGGTTGGATATGGCACGCATGTCGGAACCAATGCTTCTACGCGCGAGAAGATTACTATTGGGAAATATTCCGTAGTAGGAATGGGCTCTGTCGTGCTGAAGGATGTGCCTGAGGGCGGTGTCGTTATTGGTAATCCAGGGAAGATACTTCGTGTTCACGAATAGCTTGTGGGGAATCTAGGTTCATTGCGTCAGCAAGCCACTTCAGGTGTTATCTGGAGTGCCTTTGAACGCTTCGGGCAGCAAGGCTGTGCTTTTATTGTGCAGCTTGTGCTGGCTCGACTATTGGCCCCGGAGCAGTTCGGTCTTATCGCGATGGTTGTGGTCTTTATTGTGATCAGTCGCGTGGTGGTCAATGCAGGCTTTTCTCAAGCGATTGTTCAACAGAAGACTGTGAGTGCAGTTGATTTGTCGACTGTGTTTTATACAAACATGGTGATTGCGCTGTTGATGGCGTTACTCCTTTGCGGGGTTGCCCCAATGATTGCTATTTTCTACGAGCAGCCATTGCTTGTTCCAATTTTACGCTGGCTATCGTTATCGCTGATTTTTGGAGCATTGGGTGGAGTGCATCAAGCGTTGATACAACGTGCGATGGACTTTAAGAAATTATGCTACGTGGGCCTGCCTACCACTTTTCTTGCTGGTTCAGTGTCAATCTACCTAGCGTGGAATGGCGCTGGAGTTTGGGCATTAGTCGTATATCAAATTTTAGGTGCAGTATTGAGCTCAGCGTTCCTCTTCGTTGTCTCAGGGTGGCGCCCTCAATTGCTTTTTTGCTTCGGCAGTCTTGCCAGGATTTTTCCTTTTGGATGGCGTTTGGCCGTGTCAGGAGTGCTCGATCAAGTATTTCAAAATATCTATGTTTTAGTCATTGGAAAGTGTTATTTACCGATTGAAGTGGGGTATTATCAACGCGCAAAGGGGTTTCAGCAGTTACCGATGACTAATATGCAGGCGATTCTTGGCCGTATCGCCTTTCCTCTGTTCTCGACATTACAGGATGAGCCTGAACGAATGCGTCGTGGGTTGAGTAAAGCTGTGCAATTAGGTGCTTTGATTGCCTTTCCATTGATGGCAGTTATGTATGTTGTCGCGGAGCCCATGATAGTCTTACTGATTGGAGATAAGTGGCTGCCTTCGGCTGAATATTTGAAATTACTCTGTATTGTCGGCGCACTCTATCCGCTACATGCGTTGAATTTAAGTGCGTTGATGGGACTTGGTCGTTCTGATCTGTTTCTCCGACTTGAAATCATAAAGAAGGTGATGGTTCTAGTTAACATCCTACTGACTTATCGTATAGGGATCACTGCAATGATCTATGGTATGATTATAACTTCATTCTTGGCGTTGTTCTTGAATACTTATTTTTCAGGACGATTTATCGGCTACACATTTGGCCAACAAATACGGGATGTCCTGCCAATCGCACTCTTAGCTCTAGTGATTTGGGCAGTTGCAGGGTTTGTGTTATCACTATTCCCTATATTCGATCTCATTGGACTGGTGTCGTCTCTTATGGCAGCGATTTTTGTGTTCACGTTTGGATTGCGCGCTGTTGCTTTAGGGGTTCATGGAGAATTGAGGACTGTTTTGTCGCGAGTTCCGTGTGGATCCTGGCTTGGTCGGCTAATATTTAGTCGTTGAGTAGTGCATTCTTAATAAGATAATTGATTTTTAGAGTATGTTTTTACATTTGATTTTTAATGAGTCTAAATTTCCTCAGCGAATAAAAATGCGTTTTGAGCGAGTATCGCCAAACCAGCATTGCTATGTTGTCTTGAGACACCCAGGCACTAAGTCCGTCGCGGGAGATGATTTTCAGTCAGTCTGTAATCCCGAAGAATTAGCGGTGATTGTTGGGGCTCGAAATGATTGGGAGGGGGTCATTCTAAATGGTATGCTGGCGCACTTGGCCGCGTATCTCGGTGTGCTACCCCCTGATGTCAAATGCGCCTACTATCTTTGGGGCTTTGAGGCTTATGGCCTCCTTCAATCGTCCCCGACATATTTACTTCTTCCACGAACTGCGCAGTTAACTTTGACTCTAAAAGCCCGTTTACGATGGTTGGTTTATGGACTATTGGGCCGTCGCCGTCGCTTGAGGATCTGCGCTAAAGCTGTCGCAACTCGTATTGACGTTGCATTGTTTCCTATCCATGAAGAATTGGAAATGTTGAAGCAAAAACGACTGATTCATGCCAATACCAAATGTATTACCGGAATGGTCGGGATGGGGATGGATCAAGCCATCGAAATTGGTAAGCGAGGTTCATTGGGAGAATCGATATTACTCGGGAATTCATCCGCAGTGACGAATAACCATATTGACCTGTTTTACGATATATATGAAAATGTGAAATTGGAAGAAGGTCAACAGATCATTGTTCCTTTAAATTATGGCTCAACGAAGGAATATCGTGATGCCGTGATACAAGCTGGACATGAGCTGTTTGGTGATCAATTTGTTCCGATCACGGAATTCATGGCATTGGATGACTATCATGAGCTCTTGATGCAGTGTGGACATGTGTTTATGAATCATTGCCGACAGCAAGCTCTTGGGAATACCCTCATGACTCTATCGATGGGTGCGACTGTTTATTTGAGGCCAGAGAGCACTGTCTCAATTGCATTAAAGCGCCTAGGGTTTCATTTTTGCGATATCAAAGGTATTGTGGGCGCAGGTTCAAAAAAACGTAGATTACTCAGTATTAGTGATGATTGCGCTCTCGAGAACAAAGAACTCGTTCAACGGCACTTTAGCGTCGAACTTAGTTTACAGCGGACAGTTGAATTACTGGATTTCATGAGGCAATCATAGCTGGGGTGATGATGGATTACGTGTCCGTGATGGTATCGATTAGAAGGGTAGTGAAATTAGATTAAAAACGATTTATTTTGAGGTATGTATCGTTGAGTTCATAGAGACACTACGGTCTGGTTGCAGTTTCGGGGAACTGTAATGTGTTTTTAATTGGTAGTAAGCCAGTTCTACCACATTCGCGATCGAGTTGTGTCATGATAATTTTAGTTTGTGCTTCGTCCTTATTTCGGGATCTTCAGATTTATAGCGTATGAGTTTACCAGTAATAGTAGTCGCGGGATACAATCGACCTGGTTCTTTAAGCCGACTTTTGAGCATGTTAAATTATGCCTTTTATCCATCTGGAGGGGTGAGATTGGTGATCTCAATTGATGGTGGCGGCAGTGATACTGTCTGTCAGTTGGCTGCCGATTTTGAATGGAAGCATGGAGAAAAGGAAGTGATTCTTCACCCTGCAAATATGGGGCTGCGGAAGCATATTCTGAGTTGTGGAGATCTAACGAAAAAATACGGAGAGATTATCATGCTTGAGGATGATATTGGGGTTTCGCGGTATTTCTATGAATACGTATTGTGCTCACTTCGTCAGTTTTCTGATTCTAAAGTAGTGGCTGGCATTTCTTTATATAAGCATGCAATCAATGTAAATTGCGGTGCTCGGTTTGAACCGGTGAGTAATGGTGTTGACTATTTCTACATGCAGTTTCCGCAGTCGTGGGGGCAAGTGTGGACATGTCAGCAATGGGAGTCATTTCGAGCTTGGTATGATATCGACGCCAATCATACAAAGGACTTAGATATTCCAGAGTATGTATCTAGGTGGCCTGAATGCTCATGGCTTAAGTATTACCTTAAATACATGGTAGATGAGTCACTCTTCTTTGTGTATCCTAATGTCTCTTATTCGACTAATTTTAATGACACTGGGACAAATGTCGGGCGGGCTAATAATACATACCAACTTCCGCTGGCGGAATGCTGCTTACCTATGACGTTGGATGACTCGCAGGCGCTTTACTATGATGTATATTTCGAAATGACAGTGGAGTCTTTATCGAAGTTGGACGCCCCACTGGCACAAAATGTAGATGTTATGGATTTGTTCGGTTGTCGTGACTTAACGAGATACCCACCAGAAGCGTCTATTTTAACTGTTCGGGAGTGTATTGATGTATCTGCAACTTATGCGTTGCGACTGAGGCCTCGTGTGATGAATTTACTTCTGAAGTGCGAGGGGGATGGTATTTCGTTGGGGCAGGTATCTGGAGTTCGAGAGACAAATGGAGTGTTACGTGATTTTATGTATGATTTGCGATGGCTTGGTGGCAGGAGAATGATTCCCGTTATCTACAATTTAATTGTTCAGAGGCTACTGCGATGGTGGTAAATTATATAAGACGATACCTGTCTGATCCCAGATTAGTAATAGAGGATCGAAAGAAGCATGTGAAGCTCTGCTTCTCTTCTAATGCATTTAAGGCGATCTTCGAAGGTCGTAGCAAAATCTATCCGCTTGCAAATGTCAGAAGCTCTAAGATCGGTTTTGGTTCGTATATAGGCCCACGTAGCTTTCTCCCTAGTAGTCATATTGGGCGTTATTGCTCTATTGGTCCAGATGTCATGCTGCTTCCTGGGACGCATCCATTGGATGGCCGTTTATCAACGCATCCATGTTTTTATTCAAAGATGGGGCAATCGGGTTTTACTTATGCTGACAAGCAACTGTTTGAGGAATTTAGTTATGTGGATGACGAGAGATCCTATTATCTGGAAGTTGGCAATGATGTGTGGATCGGTGCGCGTGCCATTATTGTTGGAGGCGTGCGAATTGGGCACGGTGCAGTCATTGGGGCAGGAGCTATCGTGAATAAGAATGTGGATGATTATTCAATAGTAGCTGGTGTGCCAGCAAAGCATATTCGGTATCGTTTTTCAGAGAGTAAGCGTGGGCGACTTTTGGCGGAAAAGTGGTGGGAAAATGATGAGAAGTGGATACGTGAAAATTTGGATAGATTTGAACCAAACAATGGAGATTTAGATTCGTAGTGCTATTTGCATCTCTGAGTGAATTATTTGTTATATGATCAAGAAATTTTTAATTGCGATATTTTGTCTGAGCCTGCCGTTTACGGATGCTTATATCATACATCCGTATCTCCCATGGCCTTTAATTATCTCATTGTTCATGATATTTCCTTACACTGTCTTTGATGGTCAACGTAAGGGGAAGATGTTTGAGGGGTATGACGGTCTGCTGGTTGTGGGGTGGGCTTTTGGTATCTTGGCGATTGTGTTCAGCCCAGTCGATTTTAGGTATAATAATGTTTCGCACACATTGGTTCTGCCCGTGGTATTGTTGGGTTACTTGTTCATCCCATTGAGGCTGATTAGCGACGAGAAAGATGTGAGCTTCCTTGTGCGGATGTTTGCGTTTATGCTACTCTGGTATGGCGTGTTTATCGTTCTGGAATATATTTCTAGGAATTATTTTGGTGGATTTTATTTTAACTCTATACCGCATAAGTCAGATCTCCGAAACATGGTGGGACGCGGCTGGTCTGGTTGGGGGGATGTGAAGGAATTCTATCGGCCCCGTGGCTTATCAGAAGAGTCGGGACATAGTTCATTGATTTTTGAGCTTGGCATGCCAGTGATGCTATATGTGAGCTCAACAGGTATTGTTAAGTCTGTTTATGCATATCTGATTGCTGCGCTATGTGCGATTGCGGTATTCATCTTGGGGAGTTCGATTGGAATGATCACAGCGCCTATATCAATTGTCATTATTTGTATTATCACTCGCAAGTTAAAGCTACTGATCTCGGTTTGCCTTCTTGGTGCTATTGCTCTGCTCATTGCAAACTTTGCATTTGACGGCTATTTAGAGATGGTCATCAAACGAATGTTTGCGAAGGCGACAACGATGCTGACCGGAGACGGAGATATCGGTAGTGGTTTAGAGCGACGACAAGCATACATAAATACTTTTGGATTAATCACGAATTACCCGTTTGGAGTCGGCTGGGGGACTACATCTATCATGGGTAAAGTGGGCTATAGTAAGGACTCTGTGATTATGTATATGGGACTGCTTAGTTTGTATTCTGAGTGGCTGGTTGCGGTTGGAGTTTTGGGTGCCAGTGTTTTCCTAGTTTACTTATTCAAATTGCTTGGTGTCGTCCGTAAATGTGGCAGCTACCTATTACTTGCTGGATTGATGGCTCTTCTTTTACACTACGTTATTATATCTAATTATTGGTATCCGTATTTATGGATTTCTGTCTTATTTATACGTTTGTTTGCAAGGTTCCCTGTTCAAGGAGGGCCTCGCTGGGCACATCTGAATTAAAAAATATGAAGGCTTTTCTAGGGATATTTCAAATTGCATGTCAAATTACTCGATTTGTATATCGTGGGTTTTGGTATAAATTGCTTGGGCCAATTATATTCAGTGGTGTGGGTGTTAAGTTCGGACGTGGCTTGAGAGTGTTAGGCATGCCAATTATCTCAATGTGTGAAAATTCAGAAATCAGACTGGGAGAGAATGTTAAGGTTTATTCGAATTCTCGCTTCACTCCGCTTGGGGTTTCGCGGCCTTGCATTTTTAGAACGATGGGGCCTGGGGCGTTGATTGAGGTCGGCTCAAATGTTGGGATGAGTGGTGTGGTCTTATGTTCAAGGGAGAAAATTACTATTGGAGACGATGTTTTACTTGGTTCTGGAGTTATGATCGTCGATTCTGATTTTCATCCTCTTCTAGCCTGCGAGCGTAACCAACCGGGTGGGGATGATATGCACGCAAAGCATGCACCGGTTGTAGTTGA of Lentimonas sp. CC4 contains these proteins:
- a CDS encoding acetyltransferase — encoded protein: MADTNVIMLGGSGIGMIASSILDRVGGFRMCGFLNDVVPVGTEIGKYKKYPVLGPSEDIHDLIKKYDARVFIAYIGMTNERETTSKLKSLNIPKDRLLSIIDPTAVIPQDYCQIGAGSLICPLAQLSADTTLGDNCIMLPNSFVGHDSVLEDYVSIANNACIGANVRVGYGTHVGTNASTREKITIGKYSVVGMGSVVLKDVPEGGVVIGNPGKILRVHE
- a CDS encoding lipopolysaccharide biosynthesis protein, with translation MRQQATSGVIWSAFERFGQQGCAFIVQLVLARLLAPEQFGLIAMVVVFIVISRVVVNAGFSQAIVQQKTVSAVDLSTVFYTNMVIALLMALLLCGVAPMIAIFYEQPLLVPILRWLSLSLIFGALGGVHQALIQRAMDFKKLCYVGLPTTFLAGSVSIYLAWNGAGVWALVVYQILGAVLSSAFLFVVSGWRPQLLFCFGSLARIFPFGWRLAVSGVLDQVFQNIYVLVIGKCYLPIEVGYYQRAKGFQQLPMTNMQAILGRIAFPLFSTLQDEPERMRRGLSKAVQLGALIAFPLMAVMYVVAEPMIVLLIGDKWLPSAEYLKLLCIVGALYPLHALNLSALMGLGRSDLFLRLEIIKKVMVLVNILLTYRIGITAMIYGMIITSFLALFLNTYFSGRFIGYTFGQQIRDVLPIALLALVIWAVAGFVLSLFPIFDLIGLVSSLMAAIFVFTFGLRAVALGVHGELRTVLSRVPCGSWLGRLIFSR
- a CDS encoding TDP-N-acetylfucosamine:lipid II N-acetylfucosaminyltransferase, whose product is MFLHLIFNESKFPQRIKMRFERVSPNQHCYVVLRHPGTKSVAGDDFQSVCNPEELAVIVGARNDWEGVILNGMLAHLAAYLGVLPPDVKCAYYLWGFEAYGLLQSSPTYLLLPRTAQLTLTLKARLRWLVYGLLGRRRRLRICAKAVATRIDVALFPIHEELEMLKQKRLIHANTKCITGMVGMGMDQAIEIGKRGSLGESILLGNSSAVTNNHIDLFYDIYENVKLEEGQQIIVPLNYGSTKEYRDAVIQAGHELFGDQFVPITEFMALDDYHELLMQCGHVFMNHCRQQALGNTLMTLSMGATVYLRPESTVSIALKRLGFHFCDIKGIVGAGSKKRRLLSISDDCALENKELVQRHFSVELSLQRTVELLDFMRQS
- a CDS encoding CatB-related O-acetyltransferase, which encodes MKLCFSSNAFKAIFEGRSKIYPLANVRSSKIGFGSYIGPRSFLPSSHIGRYCSIGPDVMLLPGTHPLDGRLSTHPCFYSKMGQSGFTYADKQLFEEFSYVDDERSYYLEVGNDVWIGARAIIVGGVRIGHGAVIGAGAIVNKNVDDYSIVAGVPAKHIRYRFSESKRGRLLAEKWWENDEKWIRENLDRFEPNNGDLDS
- a CDS encoding O-antigen ligase family protein, whose amino-acid sequence is MIKKFLIAIFCLSLPFTDAYIIHPYLPWPLIISLFMIFPYTVFDGQRKGKMFEGYDGLLVVGWAFGILAIVFSPVDFRYNNVSHTLVLPVVLLGYLFIPLRLISDEKDVSFLVRMFAFMLLWYGVFIVLEYISRNYFGGFYFNSIPHKSDLRNMVGRGWSGWGDVKEFYRPRGLSEESGHSSLIFELGMPVMLYVSSTGIVKSVYAYLIAALCAIAVFILGSSIGMITAPISIVIICIITRKLKLLISVCLLGAIALLIANFAFDGYLEMVIKRMFAKATTMLTGDGDIGSGLERRQAYINTFGLITNYPFGVGWGTTSIMGKVGYSKDSVIMYMGLLSLYSEWLVAVGVLGASVFLVYLFKLLGVVRKCGSYLLLAGLMALLLHYVIISNYWYPYLWISVLFIRLFARFPVQGGPRWAHLN
- a CDS encoding acyltransferase, yielding MKAFLGIFQIACQITRFVYRGFWYKLLGPIIFSGVGVKFGRGLRVLGMPIISMCENSEIRLGENVKVYSNSRFTPLGVSRPCIFRTMGPGALIEVGSNVGMSGVVLCSREKITIGDDVLLGSGVMIVDSDFHPLLACERNQPGGDDMHAKHAPVVVESRAFLGMNSIILKGVHIGADSVVAAGSVVTKDVEPGTIVAGNPAVLVKRLDLRSTEQLSRS